The Gemmatimonadota bacterium genome segment GACGCCTGTTCGAGGTCCTGGGGCAGGACGCAGGCGTAACGCCCTCCGGACCGGCGGTCGACAGCCCCGGCCAGGAGTTCGTTCCCGGCGAGGTGCTTGTGATCGAAGAGATCGCCGGCGAAGTACACGGTGTAGGTCGTCATGCGCTGCCGCTGCCCGAAGGGTTCTCCAGATCGCGTCCAGTATGACGCTTACCGATTTCGGCCGCCTCAAAGCTACAGCCCGAGACCATCACGCCCTCGTCGATTCGGTCGGTCACGTTCTCGGGCGTCGCCCCGTCCAGGAAGGCGACGCCGTTGGCCTTGCAGGCCTTGAGCACCGTGGTCCGCGCGGCGATCATCTCCGGCGGGTAAGGCGGGTCGTGGCGGTCCGGGTACCCGAAGGACATTCCCATGTCGCCGGGACCCCATTCGGCGAAGGCGATGCCGGGTACGGCGAGGCTTTCGTCGACGTTGGCCAGGGCGCGCTGGTTCTCGATCTTGAGACCGAGCATCAGCTCCCCATCCGGGTTCAGGGGCCAAACGTCGGCCTTCATCACGTATTCCGGCACGGGAAGTCCCCAGCTGCGCGCGGCAAAGCCCTGGCCCCCCGAGCCGCGCTGGCCCACTTCGAGTCCGTCGCCCACGTCCCGGGTATGGAAGGGGTAACGGGCGGCTTCCACGAAGGCCCGCACGGCGCCCGGCGTCTCCGCGTGACACAGCAGGAGACCGTGGACGCCCAGCGCCAGGAGCTGCTTGACCATCCAGGCGTTCGCCCGCATGACCGCCTCGCTGGTCCCGTTCGTGGGCAGCGTGACGATGATGCAGGGCGTCAGATGTCCGGTAGGCGCGGGACCGCCGTCCGCCAGCCCGGTCATGAAGGCCTTGAGACTCGGCAGGTCGAAGAGGCCGTGTTCCATTTCGACGACGAGGTAGTCCTCCCATCTCCCGGAGGTTTCGACGCCTTTTTCGTAACTCAGTTCGCCGGCGCCGCCGTAGTAAATGGGCTGACCTCGCTTGAGCAGTTCGACGGCACGGTTTACGGTGGACATTTCGTAGTCCTCTCTGCAAGTCGTCTGTACGTCAATTCTGAATACCAGCCGCGCTCATAGTTTCAACGAACGATGCGCTTCAAGGCAGGTCGTAGGGCAGACTGTCCAATTGGCCCGTATCTTCGGCCAGACCCTTGAGGTTCTCCGCCGCCATACGCGTGAGCGGAACGCCTTCGCGGCGGGAGATGGCCTCGCTGTCGTATTCCATTTCGCCCGGAACATAGGTGCGTTCCACCCCGGCGGCTTTCGGCGCTTCCCGCATGCGGCGGACAAGTTCGTCGATGCGATCGTAGTAGTCGTCCAGCGGCATCATGGCGCCGATGTCGATGGCCATGAAGGTGTGTCCCTCGTCGCAGGTGTCGTCCGAGACCTTGGACCAGGACAGGATGTCGGTCGTGACCCCCGCGCCGGCAAGCACCCCGGCCAGGGATTCCACCAGCAATGCCAGGCCATAGCCCTTGTGCGCACTGAAAGGCGTCAGGGCGCCGGTGACAGTGTATACGCCGGGATCCGTCGTCGGAAGCCCTTCCGCATCGGTGAGCCATCCCTCCGGGAGCGGTTCGCCGCGGGCCTGGTACGAGGCCACCTTGCCACCCGCCACCGTACTCATGGCGATGTCCAGCACGATGGGCGGCTGGGACCGGGCCGGGACGGCGTAGGAGAAGGGATTGTTGCCGATGGCCGCGCCGCGTCCGCCGGGTATGTTCATGACGACGTCAGTATTGCTCATGGCGACGCCGATCATGGGCCGGTCCGCGTTTTCGACGGCCATGACCGTGTAGGCCGATGCCGCGCCGAAGTGGTTGCTCCGGCGTACCGTGGCCATGCCGATCCCGCACGCTGCGGCCTTGTCCATGGCCACCGTCATGCCACAGTGCGAGGCCACCATGCCCACGGCCCGGCGGGCGTCGATCCGCGCCCAGGCGGGACCGTCGTCCATGACTTCCGGTACGGCGGTTACATCGATCCCGCCGTCGCGCATCAATTGTACGTATCGCCTCAACGCGACCGTTCCGTGCGTGAAGATCCCGCGCATGTCGGTGCGGATAAGGACATCCGCCGTCAGCCTGGCGTCCGCCCTTGAGAGTCCCGCCGCGGCCATCGCCGATGTACAGAAGTCCGCGAGCGGTTCGGGCGCCGTACGCAGGACGTAGAGTTGATCTTCCGATGAAGTCCGGCGGGAATCGGTAACCAGTCCGATGCCTTTCTGAAGGCGTGCTTAACCGTCGCCGCGGACTCCGGCGGCGACCCTTTCGAAACCACTGATCAGGTAGCTGTAGTCGCAGTCAACCTGTATCCAGTCTACGCCCCGGCTGCTCCAGCGACGGCCGAAGGCGTACTGCGATCCCATGCCCATGCCGATGGAAAGGCCCGCCTCGTGCCCCACGTCGATGATCCGCTCCATGGCGGCCACGATCTCGTCGTCTTCGAGCCGCCCCAGGGTGCCCATGGAACCGCTCAGATCCACGGGCCCGATGACCAGGCTGTCCAGGCCGGGTATGGCCGCGATGGCCTCCAGTTCACGGTAGGCCTCTGCATGTTCGATCTGGACCGAGACGAAGAGGTCCCGGTTCATGTCGTCGACATAGGCGTCGAAATCAGCAAACGCCCGTCCGTAGTTCGACGGGCGATGGGGGCCGAAACCCCGGTCTCCCGCGGGCGGGTATCGACAGGCGTCGACCACGCCTCGCACCTCGGCGGCGGAACGGACCTGCGGGACGACGATCCCGGGCGCGCCGGCGTCCAGGATGGGCTTGACATGCCCTATGGCGCTGGAAGGCACGCGGACCAGCGCGGCGGTACCCCCCGCACGCGCAGCCATCAGATGCCTTGTGACCGTCTCCAGGTTCATCGCCGTGTGCTCGGTGTCGATCCAGATGAAGTCGGCCGAATCGCACAGGGCCTCGGTCACGGCCGGATCTGTGAAGGTCACGGCGGGACCGAGACACAGTTCACCGCCGGCCAGCCGATCTCTGAATGCGCTGATTTCCCTGGAAAACAATCGTACTCCCTGGACGATGCTATGTCGCCACGGTCCCTAGACCGCACCTTTCTGCCAGGGGCCCCAGATGGCGTAAGTCAGCCCGGGCCGCTGCATGTTGACGAAGAGCGTTTCGCCGTCCGGGCTGAAGGTCGCCCCGGCGAATTCGCCCCGGTAGGCGATGCCGGCCACGTCACGAGCCACATCGAATACCCGTCCGTCCTTCGTCAGGCCCCGGATGTGCTGAATGCCGTTCCGGTTGTCCTCGCACACGATCAGGCCGCCGCGGGGACTCACGCAGACGTTGTCGGGCGCGGCCATGAGCGAGGCGTCGGGCGATTCGAACAGGAGCGTCAGCTCGCCTTCGTCGTCACTTTCGGGGCGGTATTCCCATACCTGTCCGAGGCCTTCGTCGCCCCCGGTAGTCGCCGTGAAGAAGATGCGTCCGTTGCCGTGCCAGCACCCTTCCAGGCGGTCGAAGGCGGCGCCGCCCTTGTCAGCCCCCTCCTGGTACACCAGGTGATTGTCCAGACCTGCCCCCGCGGGATCAGGATCTTCGATCTCGACCCAGATAACGGGCAGGGCATTGCCCATGGTCTGGCCATCGCGCGTGTCAAATCCGGGCCTGTCCTTGACGGCAAGCATGCGCAGGCGTCCTCCCCGGGCAAGCTCGCTGGGGTGATCGGGGATGTACTGGAAGAATCCGCTCGGATTGTTGTCTTCGGTCTCGTACACGATACCGGAGGCCGGATCGACGGCGATGGCCTCGTGGACGAACCGTCCCATCCCGGTCAGAGGCTCGGCCGCCACGCTCTCCTCGGCGTGAACCGGCACTTCGAAGCAGTACCCGTGCTCCTTGTCGTACCCGCCCAGATACTGGAGCCAGCGCGCACTGAAGAACCGGTCCGTGCCCATCGTAGTCTCTTCACAGGTGATCCAGGACCCCCAGGGCGTGGGGCCGCCGGCGCAGTTATGAAGCGTACCGCCCACGCTGACGAAATCGCGGACCAGTTCGCGCGTCCGTGGATCTACAATGAGCGTGGTGACGCCGCCGGGCGCCGTGGGATCGTAGGCCGCGTCCCGGTTGCCGATGGCTTCCACCGGTTTACCCGTATTTATCTCGTGGTTTCTCAGGAGCCGAACCATCCCGTCCATGGGAAAGGCGGCCATGCCGTCGTGGGCGGGCGGCGTGGGATGGCCGTCCGACATGAGCCCGCCTTTCTTGCCGAAAACGGTATAGGAGAATCCCTGCGGCAGTTCAAGCATGGTCTCCCCCGTGTTTTGCGAGGGCACGGGAAAAAGGGGTCCGTATCCCCCTTCCCCGCGGGGCGCAACCAGGTGGGCGTACCCGTCGGCCATGGCTCGAGCGCGCCGGGCGATCAGGCCCTGCAGTGCCGTGGCGCCGACGGTCAGCGCGCTAGCGGATATGGCGGTGTTTCGAATGAAGGAACGGCGGGTCAGACGGGACACTTTCGAGGATCTCCTTTATTGATCATACTGCGATGGCGGCGATTACCTGCGACAGCAGCGATAATCCAGCGACAACACCGAAGCGCGAGGACGGATCGGGTCACAATCGGATCACGAAATGAATCGCTAGGCAATGTAGTCATTCCAACCCGCAAAAGCAAGACGCGTTACG includes the following:
- a CDS encoding DUF839 domain-containing protein; translation: MSRLTRRSFIRNTAISASALTVGATALQGLIARRARAMADGYAHLVAPRGEGGYGPLFPVPSQNTGETMLELPQGFSYTVFGKKGGLMSDGHPTPPAHDGMAAFPMDGMVRLLRNHEINTGKPVEAIGNRDAAYDPTAPGGVTTLIVDPRTRELVRDFVSVGGTLHNCAGGPTPWGSWITCEETTMGTDRFFSARWLQYLGGYDKEHGYCFEVPVHAEESVAAEPLTGMGRFVHEAIAVDPASGIVYETEDNNPSGFFQYIPDHPSELARGGRLRMLAVKDRPGFDTRDGQTMGNALPVIWVEIEDPDPAGAGLDNHLVYQEGADKGGAAFDRLEGCWHGNGRIFFTATTGGDEGLGQVWEYRPESDDEGELTLLFESPDASLMAAPDNVCVSPRGGLIVCEDNRNGIQHIRGLTKDGRVFDVARDVAGIAYRGEFAGATFSPDGETLFVNMQRPGLTYAIWGPWQKGAV
- a CDS encoding Ldh family oxidoreductase, whose protein sequence is MAAAGLSRADARLTADVLIRTDMRGIFTHGTVALRRYVQLMRDGGIDVTAVPEVMDDGPAWARIDARRAVGMVASHCGMTVAMDKAAACGIGMATVRRSNHFGAASAYTVMAVENADRPMIGVAMSNTDVVMNIPGGRGAAIGNNPFSYAVPARSQPPIVLDIAMSTVAGGKVASYQARGEPLPEGWLTDAEGLPTTDPGVYTVTGALTPFSAHKGYGLALLVESLAGVLAGAGVTTDILSWSKVSDDTCDEGHTFMAIDIGAMMPLDDYYDRIDELVRRMREAPKAAGVERTYVPGEMEYDSEAISRREGVPLTRMAAENLKGLAEDTGQLDSLPYDLP